In Longimicrobiales bacterium, the DNA window TGATGGTGCGGAAGGCTTCTCTCAGGACAGTCAGGGGATCTACGACGTAATGCAGTACCAGTGCGAGAATCGCGAGATCGAAGGTGTCATCGTCTACTGGAAGTGACTCTAGGTTGCCGCAGCGCAATTCGACATTGGCGGTGTCGTGAAGCCTCGCTTGGGCGGTAGTAAGCATCTCCGCAGATCGATCGACACCGATGACGCGGTCGGCGAAGGGGGCCAGTCGGGCACATAGACCACCGGAGCCTGTACCTAGGTCTCCGACGGTCCATGACGGATCGATGAGTCCGAGAATGGGAGACAGTCCTGTGGCCGATCCGAACAGCTCGGAGCGAGTCTCATCCCAGTGCTCGGCCGTTTCGGCAAAGAAGGCGGAGGAACGAAGTCGCCTCGATTCCAGCACCGATCGAGCCCGCTCCGCGTCCTTTTCGTAGAGGCTGTTCTCACTAACCTCCTGGCGCACGATATCCCAGAGGCCCCGTCCCGCGTCGTCGAGGGCAGGATTAATGCGATAG includes these proteins:
- a CDS encoding metalloregulator ArsR/SmtB family transcription factor, translated to MNTITSPAFLERLSVLSDETRTRILALLQQGEFTVSELCVVLQSAQPTVSRHLKTLASEGWVAVRAEGRNRHYRINPALDDAGRGLWDIVRQEVSENSLYEKDAERARSVLESRRLRSSAFFAETAEHWDETRSELFGSATGLSPILGLIDPSWTVGDLGTGSGGLCARLAPFADRVIGVDRSAEMLTTAQARLHDTANVELRCGNLESLPVDDDTFDLAILALVLHYVVDPLTVLREAFRTIKPGGTALLLDMRSHDRGVIYAEEMGHVWPGFESAQIDGWLTEAGFLKRRIAPLPPDPAATGPLLFLASARA